Genomic segment of Labrus mixtus chromosome 1, fLabMix1.1, whole genome shotgun sequence:
CTAATTTCCAACCATAACATAATTTCAAAACAGGGTATAGCTTATCATTTTAGTGTAAAGAAAGAGTATTTTTAGGAAAGTGCATTGTTGTTTAGTGATGATAGTCCTGAGTTCTCAAGAGCTGAAATAAAGACAGTGACTAAAATGTTTATCTGTGCCTCaaggaaaatgaataaaaggctAATTTTCAACATCCTCATCACAAAGTGTTCCTGATGCTTGTAGAGTAGCTTGCTGCTTGTGgctatttttcttttgaaggaCTTTTATGATGTAGAGATATCCTCTTCAACCACAGAGTCcgtcattaaaacatttgatcatttgtttaaaCTAATAGCAgcttaaaaaaatcagttttatttttaccttgTGCAATCCAAATATCATTATTGTGCAAATATATTCAAGACTTTTTCTGCCCATTATGCAGCTTGCACACACAATTTACATAAAGTCCACTTAAAAATGAAGCGACTGAAAGTCAGTCATGCAATGAAATTCATGCAGCTCTagttcaaagaaaacaagatttgtCTCAGCAGAAATCATCTGATGCGTAGCCTACGAGCGGGACCAGATTTACACCATGACAATTGACCTCAAACATCATCGATTACACAGCCTTGGAGAATGATGTTTTATAATGCAGGACTTTTTAAAGGCTAAAACTCTGGTATCTTTAGTCATGAGACAACTAAAAATGTTGTGTTGGGTTAAAATGTCTTCAGGAACTTTGTCTTCTCCAGCTGCTGACATTTATGGATAAGAAGATTAATGACATTTTGGTTATTTAGTCTGTTTCATGATGATAGTAGAAATGGGATTCCTTACTTTGATATAAGGTAATATGTATGCTTTATATAAATGCTCCATGGGATTGGATGttttcacaacatcaacaaaaaagtggaaacaagaaaataaaacccAGTGTTAAGCAGCTTCATTGAATGCACATATCTGGTTTCCTGTTGGTTTCAGGATATAAATGTCAGCAGCCCGGTCCACTAGCTCGAAGTGGATCTTTCCTGCTGCTTTCACTCGTAGACTCATCACGACTTCTTGTGAGAATTTTACTTGGGTGTTGGCAAGAAACATCCAGATATAGCCAGGGAGataaaatgtgattgtttgtttttcacacatgaagATAACCCCTAAAGTCCTGGGacattttcagatgttttgtTTGCCTGTGGAAACAGCTACtattttttatctctgctgtggaaaatgtcaaaaaaaaaaaaaaaggttgtttcagCAGCATGCTGATTATCACCTCATTTCACACCAGCCCAGTGATTGCAGCTGTGTCAGGCTTACAAAAATTGCTATCGGTGCATGGAAACAGTCAGTCTCATCAATGAggttcttgtttgctttttcagcTCATACAGAGGTGTCAGtcatcatttcagtctgttttattaccggcttaaactcctcacaggagctttggcCCCAGGTCTGTAGATGTTTACCTGAGCTGAACTTAAAGGAAGAGTTATCAGTCGTCCTCATTTTCCACTTAGGAGCAGCACTCACAGTCAAGCCTGCATACATTCCTTTCTTTCACAATAACAATGACGTGTTTTCCAAAATAAAGATGACCTTTTTCGGGAGTGTACATTTCCACTGGACACTTTCAAAAATACAGACCCTCAGTTTGGGATAAAGCTAGAGAAATGCGACTGACACATCTCCTACAATAAATGATGTGCTGTGTATTTTCCATTCCCACACATAATGTATTTTTCCACAGACTGCCCAGGAGACACCACAGCAGCTATTATTAGAAACTCTCTTCTCTTTAAGATTCTCTTTCAGTCTGTTACTCACACTGGtgtattttagattttattcaTATAGAGTAACTGAACATCCTTGTACCAGAGCAAAGCAGAAGAGGGGGTGAATACATTTTGTCCCTCATTAATAACgagtgtgcacgtgtgtgtgtgtctgtgtgtgtgcacgtgcatgcgtgcgtgcgtgtgtgcgtgcgtgcgtgtgtgtgtgtgtgtgtgtgtgtgtgtattactaAAACCTATGAgtgcagagaagaaaacagcaTCAGCACTTTTGGTTGAACTGAAATCAAATTCAGTGACTCTGTGTTCTTGCTGattctttaaaattaaattgtAGGTAAACAGGGCTGCAAATAACTACTTTCGTACTTCATGCATATAATGCATGGTTAGAGAAAGAATCCACACAGTCAGTGTGTGGGAAAGGTGAGCGCAAGAGAGACATGAAGTCACTCAGGGTGTGTTTGTTATGAGTCAGAACTCAGGTAAGCTTTCACAGGttattaagataagataagataagataatcctttatttatcccacaacggggaaattgacagtgttacagcagcaaagagcaaagattgcaaacagaaagtgaacacagtacaatttaaataaaattaaaaaaataaaataaaagtaagaatgtacaaaaaaatagatagatactaaaaaaaaaaaaaaaaaatagatcagctgagctgcagttttgacaaaaatgtagtcatTAACAGAGGAATCTGATCTTTCCCCTCAAATTACGTCTTCGTTTTATTTACTTAAAAATCTTCAGCTTCCTCATCTTcacaagtttatttatttttaatgcttcATTAAATGAACTTCCAATGCACTACTTTTCAGATTAGAAACATTGTGCTCTTAACTCCACTACTTTCTTACTTGAGGATTTCTGACACATCTTTTTAGCGGTTATTAAGGACGCCCTCCACCGtcatccatacattttaattactCCGTTTTGATAACCAGtcatttctggttgttttttctTGAGATTTCAACATATTTATCTCGTAGCCCCAAAGTGGCAAAGTAACAAAACCTGTGTAGAAATAAGCCTTACTTCATGATGGGTTCTTATTATGGCttctaaataaagttattataattatgaacaacaaatacaatttttgcctttaatggataggacagctgaagagacacaggAAATATTGGGAGGAGCGAATGAGGGATGATGTAAAGGTCCGAGGTCGTAACCACAGCCACCACGACAAGGAATATAGCCTCTGTAAATGGAGTAGATTTAAGGTATTTTCAGTCAGAGTTGTCCTACGCATTACTGATAAGACTGCTCAACTTAAAAAAGTTATAaagatcctttttttaaattcctcttcGTATAATGTAAGAGTTGTATTAAAGTTGTTGTAGTAAACTCTGACATAATGCTTTGATCAGCCTTTCATTAAATGAATACCTAGCAGAAAAACAGCTTGTTGGTATCATCTCTAAACCAAAGAAgtcttttcatctttaaattCGTTTTTTTGTCTGTATCCATTTATTTAATAGATAAATGTGAACGGATAAAAGCCTCAATGGTTTGCTTTTCCCTAAAAATAAGAATTAGTTTCACACACATTGTGGAGTGGTTATTCAGAGCAAAACAACGCCCACTTATGTCTCACTTGAGACTCCAATCAGCACCTTTGTGTTTTCTAATTTATTATGTGGGTGACACGATCTGGCCTCTTCACAGTAAAACATATCCTGTTACAGTGGATGCTGGATTATGTTTTCAGTGGGTACTTGAAAATGTCTTATTAGAAAGTCAAAAAAGCTCAAAGGACTCCAAGGAAAGGATGTCCTTTGATATTGATGGATTAACATATTTTGAGCCTAAAACTGGATTTAATTAATGCAACAAAGCCTCAAGAGCCCTGGAGGTAATTGTGTGGTTCTTGCGCCCCTGATGACAGCAGGCAGGGTGCTGTCACGACTCACAACATCCTGGTGCTGCAGGATATACAGAAGATCCAATGTGGAAAACACTCTTGGCAAAGACAGACGGTTACTGTTTTTGCATCTGTTAATGAAGTCTGACTTGTGCATGACAGAAACATACAGAACATTGTGCACAGTGGCTTAAAAACTTAATTTTCCTAAGTATAAAGATGACAGCTACTAGCCAACATAAGATGGCACCTTCTATCAAGTAATTTGCATAAAAGCTACctttttttgaaagttacaaTTTAGACAAAGGATGACTAATGTTTTAGATCAAAATGtcttttgctgttgttttgtccTTATTGCCAAATGTGTCTGCATTTCACAGCCAAACAAATCAGAATATCACCATTTTTCTGAAGCCAAAAACAGCTTCCAACTAATATTACTGTTTCCATATGGCGAACATTTAGTTACATTTGTACCAGAAATAAGGTGTTTTATCAAGCACACAGTCATTTATGCTAATGCGTCTTATTCCCACAGGTAGGTTAACATCAGTGCAAACACGCAAGCAGAGAAATATTTTATGTTCCACAAGTGTCATGTTGGAGTTGTCATTTGCAAATGTGTCTGTCTGAGGAACACATATGCTACATTTTAAACCGTAATGATTAACTATACAGGGACTTACTCCATCGTCACCCTGAATGACTTCTGTCCTGGTCACTTTGTGGAAGAGAGAAGGTGGAGCTCTGGCTAGAAATCTATTCAGCATTTAACATTGTGTTTAACAATCGTACATTGAAACATATATGACCCTTAATGAATGATCTACTTATATTCTTGCCTGCAGACTTTATGGTTTGTTATTCATGTAAAGTGAGATACATTTGACTTAGTCTACCAGCATCTGTCACTGTATCCCTGATGGCCTATTGCTATGTGGATTATAATTAacttaaaggttgtttttttttttttttaaagttggtgTTATAATTGTGTAAACAGTACAAAACTTAACCTGCAGGAGGCGATATTCTTTGGTGTAAATCCACAAATCTGTATGATGTTATTCCTTTCATCATTGGTTCCTGTGGCGCCAATCTGACTGTAACTAAACAGCTCCCTCTTGTGGAGAATTTTAAACCTGTTTATGAATTAATCAATGTTTCAGATTGTTGTGTTAATCTCTAATAGTGTACTTCCTGTGTCCTTTCTCTGACCTCTAGGAATGAAACAAATCAGGGCTGCAAATGAGATAAACTGAATGTGCTTTTTCAGGAATTAGAAATGCATGTTTAATGAAGGTACTCACACATTCAATTCACTTTTCAGAACCGCAGGCTGCATCCACttctgatcatttttttaaatataatatatactTTAAAGAGTACATTACAACACTGCATGATTTCTAACAATGCAGATGctgtgcaaaaaaataaattttatTCAAGAGGAAGCAAAATTGATAAAAGAGGAATCAGTTTGTAAAGAACTTTAATGTAACTATTTTCTGACGATGACAAAAGAACCTGCCTGAGAgatgtatttctttcttttttttaaagcttaaaatacaataatttaTCTACAGAGATCTTTTTGGATCCGTCACAATACAACGCAATAAGTGATAGTTATGCTGTAAAGCAAAATGGTAACAAATAGtgttcctctttcctcctgaatgtttttaatattgaaGACAAACCGTGAAACAACCCAGACGAGGAAAACAACGTGTCACCAGAGCTGTACCAAAGTACTAAATGATGTGTTTATGGGTTGCCTGGTCACAGTTGTCTGGCTACAGTGGACGTCTGATGTTTTACCTCAGCAGCAGATCCTCGTGAGAGTGTGATTCACCTGAGAGCAGATCCTATAGGATGAAACATGTTCAGTCTCTGGTTTTCTCCTCCTTATATCACCAAACCAACCAGGCCACAGGGAGGACCTTCAGGCACACAgcagtcaggttttttttttttttttttaagcttctctCTTGTGTTGTTAAAGGAGTTTCAGATCAGAGGTGGTGAGAGAAGCAGTCACTTCTCTGAGATGAAGGCCAAAGCGTTGTCAGTGAGAGAGTGCGCCTGGTTGTCAGAGGAGTGCCACCAAGTAGAAGATCTGGAAGACTCCCAGAGGGACGGCCTGTGCCTACCAAACATCTTCAGGTCCAAAAAAGTCAAGCCGCTCACTAGAATTCAAACTGGACCCACTTACCAGATCTACTATACAGCTCAAGAGCTCCTTCTGGAGGTTCTGGACAAAGGAGCCGTGCGAGAGCTGATCAGGAGAGCGGCTAGGGTGAAATCAGGAGTTAAGCaccagagcagagagcagaacatAGATCTCTCTGAGGGGGAGTATGCCGAGGCGCTAACATGGTTCTCCATAGTCCTGCAGAGCGGTCTGTCTGTCGGAGAGAACTGCAGCTTTGGATCCGAGCTCACCTTGAAACTGGACGGCTGGCAGAGTGTCCTCAAGAGGAACAGCTTCCAGACAAACCTCCTGTCCCTGACCAGACTGGAGGATGGAGACAAGTTGGAAACACTCTCTGCTTTCTGTAGCCACAAAACCAGGCGATACCAGGCCTTGTACAAACCTGGTCCCAACTTGGCTGTGAAGAAATACAGACTGACTTACCAGGAGAGTCCCTGCACTCTCCATCTGGCTCTCCTTTGTGATATAAGCTCTGGATTCATCTGTAATGTGTATCTGTACTGTCCAGAGCAGCTCCAGAAGCAGAGCAGGAAACCTGTGGTGGAGCAGGTGGTGGGCCACCTGCTGAGACCTTTCTGCAGCCACAAACACCTGATCCAGCTGGACAAATCTGCCTGGATGGAGTGCAAACTAACAGACACCTTCTCTGGCTTAGGAGTTGATCTTACATTCGTTTCAAATGTCCAACAAACATCTGAGGACTCACTGTCTCACCTCTTAACCCACTTACAGGGCTGGACCGGACCTGCTCTGTTTCCTCTGTCAGACCTGAAAGGATCAGCAGCAGATTTGTTTCTCCCAGGCCTCTGGGCAATGCTGCACATCATCTGCATTAATACATTCGTGCTCCACACACTGCAGAGCTCGGGCTCAGACAGACATGTCCACCTCACAGAGTTCACCAGGAGTCTGGCCTCTCAGCTGGCCGCGGATAGCTGCGTCACTGTGCCTgttctgcagcagttaaacagcaCTTCCTGTCATGAGACGAGTTCAACAAAGCACAGGTCAGTCTGGTTATTTGTAACAGAGcttaaatttaaattttaaaaaatagccTGAAAGTTGTctaaaaacttgaaaacaaacaagaacgGAGATGACTTTCTACCGTCGAAAGGCTTTCATCTTCAAGATTT
This window contains:
- the LOC132970947 gene encoding uncharacterized protein LOC132970947 codes for the protein MFSLWFSPPYITKPTRPQGGPSGTQQSGFFFFFLSFSLVLLKEFQIRGGERSSHFSEMKAKALSVRECAWLSEECHQVEDLEDSQRDGLCLPNIFRSKKVKPLTRIQTGPTYQIYYTAQELLLEVLDKGAVRELIRRAARVKSGVKHQSREQNIDLSEGEYAEALTWFSIVLQSGLSVGENCSFGSELTLKLDGWQSVLKRNSFQTNLLSLTRLEDGDKLETLSAFCSHKTRRYQALYKPGPNLAVKKYRLTYQESPCTLHLALLCDISSGFICNVYLYCPEQLQKQSRKPVVEQVVGHLLRPFCSHKHLIQLDKSAWMECKLTDTFSGLGVDLTFVSNVQQTSEDSLSHLLTHLQGWTGPALFPLSDLKGSAADLFLPGLWAMLHIICINTFVLHTLQSSGSDRHVHLTEFTRSLASQLAADSCVTVPVLQQLNSTSCHETSSTKHSSCGRVMEREKRSCSSAGRLRRLNRPGVCGLDNSGNSCYLNAVFQCLCSTVPLVEHLLNPDTRKELARSKCRVAEVFVRLLQEMWLGGSSSCAPVEARSVLTSILPQFNNYSQQDAQELLLFLLNALHEDFKKVSKQQIRLTMRQPRPEQKRNHATAAGESTIVSRLFEGQLSYMTLCMHCDHQAYSTQTFTVLSLPIPTGIIKCSIQDCMSLFFEQTVLTGGEQMLCSVCGLRRETAVLTCLDKPPEILMLHLKRFGCKGKNQVKLRTNVLFSMKLDLNPFLSSSVQNTSFSSYCLYAVVNHSGHLNMGHYTAVCHSSLTQTWHCFDDSAVREVQDGHVQTPNAYMLLYSRKPFQKPKISGL